The following coding sequences lie in one Ctenopharyngodon idella isolate HZGC_01 chromosome 11, HZGC01, whole genome shotgun sequence genomic window:
- the ptgfr gene encoding prostaglandin F2-alpha receptor, with protein sequence MSYNGSANAGCLVSRDVCNGSCTKREVSVTSTAISMTVGIVSNTLALFILIKAYHRFRFKSKAAFLLFASGLVVTDFLGHLINGSLALYVYASQKKWETFDPHKSLCDFFGVCMAFFGLTPLLLGSLMAVERCIGVTRPLFHTTALGSHHVKSLLGLTWLLGLLVALLPILFQRSYQVQHSRSWCFFRLQGPRDWVDVLLSILFSVLGLLALLLSLVCNTMTFLTLLRSRVQLDRDHNRHCRNTSHHSEMVCQLLAIMLVSCVCWGPILVTGIVFSIQDHGEDQASYTHMLLVVRMATWNQILDPWVYILLRKAVLRRLFLVALRLCSPHLKFKLQWQASTLGSSTIEAKSRPDFICLDGPFLPDAVIQSAHLP encoded by the exons ATGTCTTATAATGGGTCAGCTAATGCTGGATGTTTGGTGTCGAGAGATGTGTGTAATGGGAGCTGTACCAAAAGGGAAGTGTCTGTGACCTCGACTGCCATCTCAATGACAGTGGGCATTGTTTCCAACACTCTGGCTCTCTTTATCTTGATCAAAGCCTACCACAGGTTCAGATTTAAATCTAAAGCAGCCTTCCTCCTGTTTGCTAGTGGTCTGGTGGTGACTGACTTCTTGGGGCACCTGATCAATGGTTCTCTGGCTCTCTATGTTTACGCCTCACAGAAGAAATGGGAAACATTCGACCCTCACAAGTCTCTGTGTGACTTTTTTGGAGTTTGTATGGCTTTCTTCGGTTTGACTCCTCTGCTGCTCGGGAGCTTGATGGCAGTGGAGCGCTGTATCGGAGTGACCCGTCCTCTCTTCCACACCACTGCGCTGGGGTCCCATCATGTCAAGAGTCTGCTGGGTCTGACCTGGCTCCTGGGTCTGCTGGTGGCCCTGCTGCCCATCCTGTTTCAGCGGTCGTACCAGGTACAGCATTCACGAAGCTGGTGTTTCTTCCGCCTGCAGGGGCCGCGTGACTGGGTGGATGTCCTTCTGTCGATATTGTTCTCTGTGTTGGGTTTGCTGGCTCTCCTTCTCTCACTAGTGTGCAATACCATGACTTTCCTCACTCTCCTGCGAAGTAGGGTACAACTTGACCGTGATCATAATCGACATTGTCGTAACACATCACACCATTCTGAGATGGTCTGCCAGCTTTTGGCAATCATGCTGGTTTCCTGTGTGTGCTGGGGGCCAATTTTG GTAACAGGCATCGTCTTCAGCATACAGGATCATGGTGAAGATCAGGCGTCTTACACTCATATGCTGTTGGTTGTACGCATGGCAACATGGAACCAGATCCTCGATCCATGGGTGTACATCCTCCTGCGCAAAGCGGTTTTGAGGAGACTTTTTCTTGTGGCATTGAGACTTTGTAGTCCTCACTTGAAATTTAAACTCCAGTGGCAGGCCAGCACTCTGGGGAGCTCCACTATAGAGGCCAAGAGCAGACCCGACTTCATCTGCCTGGATGGACCTTTTCTACCAGACGCTGTCATCCAATCAGCTCACCTCCCCTGA